Below is a genomic region from Vibrio mimicus.
TAAGTGGGATGGCGAAGAGCAGTCTGTGTGGTGGGAAAATCGCAAAATAAAAAGCTGGCAATAAAGCCAGCTTAAGAGAATAGAAGGGACAAAAAAGTGAATTAAGCGTTCATGATTTGGCGCAATTCATTCGCTGACAGATGATACTGACGCGGGCAATTGCGCCAAGTGGTCAGCATACGGCGGTACTTCGCCAACATTGGCATCTGGCTGTTGAAATGGTGCTCGCCCTTATCAAATTGTGGGTATAGACCTTCAGAATCCACTAAGAAGCGCACATAGTTCACCAATGGTGCTTCGGTGGCCATATCAAAACCAAGGAAAGTCAAACGGCGTTGGTCAACGTCTTTGCGTGCTGAGTCATCCAACATGCGGTTG
It encodes:
- a CDS encoding YfbU family protein, giving the protein MEMTNAQRLILSNQYFLMSQLDPNNANKYKRLQTIVERGYELQMRELNREFGCLPETECREIIDIMEMYHAMQESNRMLDDSARKDVDQRRLTFLGFDMATEAPLVNYVRFLVDSEGLYPQFDKGEHHFNSQMPMLAKYRRMLTTWRNCPRQYHLSANELRQIMNA